The genome window aaaaatcacaatcaatatgtagataaatttgtattgaaaggagagagagacaagtattttgggacaaatttttttcccaaactggacctataaattgagacggagggagtattatcttagcaaaattaaaaaatgttatattagTCTTAATGAtaaagtaatttataattttttctttaaataaaattaataagaaaaatatgtaatatgaatattaatctatttgattaataatttagactactaatttaaataattaaatacaacGGTCAACACTAGTTTTCGTTTagacaacttgtacattatattatttttaataattcaatgtttggatatttaatttattttaaattagatttctatttaatgtttatatattcaatGAAAATGTTGAATTAGAATTAATTAATCAGTTAGTTAAAGTTTTACATCaaagtttaataaattttacatttaaattagtttttgtatcattatattttattattattattatatcttactatttttgtacttgtttttctagttttttaattttttataattatgtcaaaataataaaaaaaatgattgatttttattattttatataattactgttatttttttgttgttgggacacatctatactatactataaaatgccaacatggtataatttgtaactaaaagtctacatgtagatatctattaaacagtttcatatactaaaaacacttgttatatatattaatatctttttaaatataatttataattggttgaaaaaaggtgaaactactgttaataacatatttcatatactaaaaacacttcttatgtatattaatatctttttaaatataatttataattaattgaaaaaaggtgaaactactgttaataacatatattaatattaaaaaaatacttatagataaatgtatagctaattataaatatacaattttgaatatcttttgtctaaaatacatataaataattggagacgctactttttaattatagcgtattctactcgaaatttaactctaacgtgtCATTACAAACATgaaccattacgtaacatatgaagatatatgaaatatgaaaatttgatttaaaattaattgaataataaactgtcacatattaatatcagaaaaatatttataaatagataataaattgtgaaagctaaatttccgttagaagatataatcagttggttaatataattcaattaaaattcaattcattaatactaaaatactaataaaataatgttaagatttaaattataattaataaattatgaattatataacCGCCCACAGGTTAAAAGGctagtatttttaattttgcgCGGGGCACCTGCCTAGAATCTCACATACTGCCCTGACGACATTGCGGTGGTGGCAAGCCTGGCCAAAAGCTTTAATTAGGACATTATAGTGGCAAGAAACCACAACGATGAGGCATCCTACAACAATGATATAGTATTCTACACTGGAATCAAATTCTGTTCATTCAAACCGTAAATATTGTTAGTTCAAACGTTATAATCAAGGGTGATCTCTTGAACTCTATATAAGAGGGTCTATATGGAACAATGCcttatatttatttgtcttattataaataaaagagtAAAATGCAAAGTGATGACGAGCTTTATAGGGCcacttttttttggaaaaaactaATTGTTTTCTCAAAAGAAGTGGCCATTAGCCACCTTTTTAATGTATTAAAAGAATATATGATCACCGTAttgcaaatttgaaattctggccaccaaaatgaaaaaagataaaattcGGCTTTATACTTTACTCTAAATAAAATctatataattattcaaaatataaatgtaCAAGTAGATTGTGGAACTGAGAATATTGCAACTCAATCAGGATGCCATGTTTTTTCCCCAAGTGCCAAGACACAAGAAGCCATAAGACAATGCTTTTATATTCATCAGCTCTCTGTCTTCTTCCTTGTGTGCACCTCAATCAAATTCTTTTTAGTACCTATCAATTTTCATAGACAGGAGTTATATAATATTCATCTGCCAACATGCATGCCTGCTACATCTACAAAAACTTAGCCTGGAACTAATGAGGATTACTTAAAATTCTTACAATGAGAAAGAGACATGCAGCCTAAAGAGAAAGGAATGATCAAAAATCCAGACAATAGTACAAGgattgttatattttatttctaaactatacaaataattCTCCAATCATTAGAAAATCTGGGAATGTCCCTAGACCATATCAGAGATTTCTCGATATCTTGGCACCATTgccaatatattaatttgttgtCTTTCCGGCTGTATGTTTGTCTGTAATGTTTGTTGAAATCAGTTTGCTGATATCCCTGTGCGACTAGAACACTATTAGGATGATGAATCTATTAAACAATGTTCCATGGTCCTCATCTCGAAATCGAAGATATCACCAACTAGATTTATAAATCTTTTTCCCCAATGTTAGATTTGACCAGCATTGTTGCCGGGTTCAGAATATTTCTCAATCTCTGAACACTGAGTCAACTTCTGTCTCCTTACTAGTGTGTCCTATAAATCTGTTTGTTTGTATCCAATGTATATGTTTGTTTTAAGGCTTTGCAGTATAAACTTATTATTATAATCTGAAAGCTGTGGTCTCCAGAGACAGTCTCTGCAGTCATTTATCAAGAGAACAAAGAACCCTGCATCCAAATGTCCGATGATTTTGGGTTATCAAGTCCTAATCTTATTCAAACTGAATATAGGCCACTTGAAGTGCTTGAAAAAGAAATTTATACTCAAGCAGAACAAGCATCTATATCCAAAATAAATGTACCTGAAGAGCGGAATCTAGTTTCCATAGACCTTGGGCATGATATAAACAAAGGAAAAGAAGCAGACATGGGATTTGGAGGTGCACATCATGAGCTCCCATGCAGCCTCTCTCCAGAAATAGACTTCCCACTAAAGAATAAGCCTGATTCAAATTCTGCGTCATTGTTTGAGCTCCTCGGCAGATATGAAAAAAGGGGTAAGAATTTGGCAGATGAACATTGCAATCCAAGCAGCGAGATTACCACAAGTAGCCGGAAGCTGTCAACAGAAGAAATCATAAGGGTGGCTGCAGAAAGATACATCGAGTTCCCTGGCAAAGATCTTGACTGTGTCACCACTTTTATCCACCCATATGGTTCTGCCTTGTCAAGTCTGTCACTGGAAGAAACAAGAGGCGCAGACCTAGCACACCTTCTATTAGCTGCAGCTGATAAAATTTGGGATGGGAAAATTGATTCTGCAAGGAGATTGCTTATGCGGTGTGAGTGCAAGGCCTCTAAATCAGGCAATCCAGTTGAAAGACTAGCATCATATTTTTCAGAAGCTCTGCAAGAAAGAATCTTCAGAGAAACAGGAAGCAGAAGAATTAAGATGGTGAGTTACGAGGCTAGAACCCCCAATAATGGCCTCTCAACAGGTGTTGACAAGACAGTTTTGGCAacccatgatgacattccatttAGTAAGGTGATGCAATTTGCAACAACGCAAACAATTTTAGATCATGTCGCAATGGAAACCAATATACACATCATTGATCTTCATATTAGGAGTGGAATTCACTGGCCACCGATGATACAAGCCCTTTCAGAGCGGAAAGCTCATCCAATTCAGCACCTTAAGATAACTGCTCTCGATACAGAAGATAAGCAAAAGGTTGAGGATATCTGCAAGAGGCTAGAAAGCTTTGCCAACCCACTGAACATCGCTTTTTCATTCAATGTGGTGACTGTAGATGACATTCGTGACCTAAAGAAAGAACTATTTGGTATTCAAGCTGGTGAAGCGGTGGTTATCTATGCACCAACAATACTAAGGACAATGATCCCATGGCCTGATAAACTGGAAACTCTAATGAGGGTAATTGGAGATATTCGTCCCCTACTTATGATCGTACAAGAAGTAGATGCAAACGACAACTCACCTTCATTTATCAATCGCTTTGTTGAGGCACTTTTCTTTTATAGTACATGGTTTGACTGCTTGGAAGATTGCCTGGACCGCAGTAATCAGTACAGGATGACTCTTGAGAACAATTATTTTGGCAGAGGAATTATAAACTGTATTTCAACTGAGGGAGAAGAAAGGATCACAAGAAGTGTGAAGATCGACGTGTGGAGATCATACTTTGCAAGGTTTCAAATGGTGGAAGTTGAAGTCCCAAAATCATCTCTTCGTCAAGCAGAAATGGTTCTTAAGAAGGAATTTCCTTGTGCAAGGTTCTGCACTCTGAATAATGACGGCAAGTGTCTAATAATCAGATGGAAAGGAACACCGATGTTTTCACTTTCGACCTGGAAGTTTCAAGAAGCTCCATTATACGTTGAATTGTTTGATTAAGACATACCAATTGCTCTCCCCCGTTTCTCAGGGTATGCTATACACCTATATTCATTTGTTTACTGTCTGCATTTTCTTTTTCCTGTTAAATTGATTTCATGTTTCTACCATTATGAGCCATGCAGAGAAACACTATATTCTCTTTTAAGTTTTTACCTAGTTCACTGTCTGCCAAATCCAAAATTATAGGGCACTCAGAATTTGTGGTCATAACACGAATTGTTATACAAGATCTAAGCCCCTCATACTTGAATCAGCTGATTAGGTTTCTCTCCGGCCACCGGATCACAAAAGAATCGAGTCAAAGTTTTTATGTATCAAGTTCGGTTTTGCTAAACGACACGAGTTTGATCGTTAAGCTTATCGAGAACTTTTTGTtgttcgaactcgagttcgttaAGAATCGAGCCTAGTTCAAATGTTTCATGAACAAATCGAGTTGATTCGAGTTCGAGTTAAGTTATTCACGATTTTTTTCCttgaaaattcaattaatatttagatttaaaaaaaatatatttcttgaaGATCCAACAATGCAGATGTTGGGATATACCTATTTTAGTGatgttacaaaaatatttaaacataaaaaaaaatatttactcatTTTAGCGatgttacaaaaatatttaaacatgaaaaaatatttgatatgaaCTTATAATGGTCAACAAGTGAAACTACTACTACTTCAAACATACTACTTCAAACATGTCTAgtcccaaataatttttttttttaaattgatatttttttccaaaatatttCTTGATAACTCAACCATGTAGATGTTAggatttacttattttgatgatgttcagaaaatattaaaaaataaaaaataaatttgatgtgaaattttaatgaaGTTTTTAAAGATTTAACTTCATCAAAAATCATGTAGATAATGCAGATATGttaataagttgttttcaaaccaTTAGATGAATATCCAACGACCAggattataacaattttttactACGTTCAGCATTTTTTAATCATCAGGGACGCGTCCGGCGCTTAAAAATCAGCTTTGGACGAGGTCATCTTCCCCATCCTGCAGGTAAAGAACCATCAAAAGTCGAACTGATTCATCTTTCTTGGATTCTGGTCCCAACTTCTTGGATTCTGGTCCCAACTATCGATGGTCAGAGACATGTTAACTAGCCAACTATTTCTAGGCCGCTATATATAGATGGTTGGGGATGTGTAAACTGGTCAACTAATTCTAGGTCGTTGGATGAATATTCAGCGGTCacgattataacatttttttgacACGTCCAACGCTTTTAACCACTTGATGGGGACTCGTCCAACGCTTAAAAAGTGTTAGGGTCATTTTCTCCGTCCAGCGATTAAAAAACGCTAgacattaaaattttgttataataatgGCCTTGGATATTCATCAACGTGTTTAAAAACATATGCCAGTTAACACGTACCACAATCGGTTGCTAACCAGGACCCATCTTTCTTTAGCCAGAATACCATCCTGtcaaactaataattaaaaatccaaCCCTGCTAAACACCTAATTTATCCGCAAAACAAGCATTTGAAGAGGATTCGAAAGTCATATTTCTAACATATTATGAATCATTACAATGTACAAATTAGCCAAGTTAAACCAACCAACTCTTCTATATCTGAACACAGTTAAAATTCGGATAAAGCTCAAACCTTTTATCAGACATACCGAAAGCCATCTTGAAATCTCCTGCCGCAGAGCATTCTGGGAGAAAATCAAAATTCAGGGCACATATCTTGCCGCAACAATGGAATTAGCCAAAATCACCTGAATTTTATGGGACCAGAATTTGAGCACCCTTAGCAAAACCATCAAAGTTCAACACCATACCTATCTCAATGCACCTATGAGGCTCTGACAACTTGAGTAGCCACCAATAACAGAATTTGGAGCAACAGTCTTCCAGCGCCCATAAGTCATTATTCTCCAACGTCACACAAATTGAAAGGGCTCGAGGGCATCTGTCTATATTCTGTCACTGCGATGCAAATTACCAACAGAATAGGTTCTAGTCTATTTGCAAAGGCAAAAATTTACGAAGACGAAATACTGAAAAAATTTAAGAGTGATAACAGATTCCTCTTGCAAGTAAATTGAACGCAAAAATGCACTTACTGGCAGCCCACTGCCCTCAGAAATGTTACCTTCTAATCTACTGCTGAGGCAAAAAGTCTACCAAGAAGAGAAACTGAAGAGAATACATCTGTGGTTAGATATTTGTACACGAGGAAGAGTGATTAAAGGTTCCTCTTACAATGAAACTGAATGAGAGACTACACCTTATAGGTAGTCCGCAACACGAAGAAAGGAGAAAATATACAAGAAATGAAGGCTGTGtaattttttaacttaaaaGTCATTTTACTAACTAAAACTATGTATGTCGTGTGTTAGACTGCAAGTAGAAATACAAGAGCTCATTCCACGTATCTGGAACCCCAGGAAGACACCAATGACTGCAATCTTGACCACCAGAAGAACTTTTCCCAGGTCTTCTTCCATATACAGATGGGTGGCCATCTACTCGATAATCTGACAAACCAGTTATATTCAAAATAGTAACAGGTATTTTCATCTGTTTTAAGACTTCTTCCAAAATGATATTCTTTTCATAGTAGGTGGTTCTTGAAGTTTCATTTACTGGCTGAGAAGCTTCTCGGCAGTGGCCACCAGCATTCCATTGACCTCCTCTATTTGAACGAAACCAAAAAGTTACTCAAATGTGACATAATGTGGGGAAATATATAAATTCTACTCTATAGCAGTAAAAGGCCAAACCTGAAGTGTGAAGGCGCAGAATTTCGAAAGAAAACTTGTGTTTTTTGCGGATTGATATACTTATCTAGCCATGATCCCCATGTCATCAATGCTTTTTGGAAAGCTGTTGAGACATCAAGACGAGGATAAACTTGTTGTCCTTCTTGATAATAATTAACCCTGTTACAGGGACTCGGGGAGTAAGAACTTGGGACAATGGAAAGTTATAGGTTAGTAACAACAAATTAAGATCAGATTACTTGCTAGCTTTGCATGATTTGGTGGAGGGGTTCTATGCTCTATCATCAACATCATGCAAGGCTTCCATCATCTCACACGGTCACACCACTTAGTTATTCAACTTCTTTTACTAATTTTTCATTCTTTTGTTTCATCATTATACTTAGTGACTTGCACAGTTACACTCATATATGCTGAGAAACTCATATAAATAAGAGTAACTCATATATGCCGAGAGACTCACATAAATAAGAGTTATGAACAAGTTTCTTCTTAAATCCATCTAATACATCCTATACACTATGCATTGATAAGCCAAAGAGCATGATCGAAAATGCAGAGTAAAAATAAGCAGCACTGGGAACCAATTTGTAGACCTGACAAGTAAAAACTAACCCAGATTTTGTTTTGTAATGACTCCACCAATGAGCAGTATTAAAGACAATGATGTCAGCTCCTTTCCATCTCGATGCACCCCTATCCATAGTATCAATACGCAATGTCTGCAATCTTTTTTTCCCAACCCTTGCCTTACCCTCATGCACCAAATAATGGCTCACATAGAATTCAACTGTACACTTATAATCCTACAAGAgtaataaaagttttaaattctcaattttccacaaacaaaaatttaaagccTTATAAAACTTGCTACTCACCAGAAACTTGAAACAATAGTTTCCCTTCTCTTTAGTTATTCGCCGCCCATGAGCCTCATAAACCCTCTTAGGATCTTTAATGGCTCCCACCAACAAGCATAACATTGATTCCCATTGATTCCTGTTAATCGAATCACCCACAAAAACAAGTCTCTTCCCTCTAATTAGGTTCAGCATTGCTGTCGCATTGAACCTAAAGGGCCACACAACCAATTACGCTTCAAAATATACTCACTTTGATTTCAAGTAACATACACGGTTTCACAGACACACAAATCACAACTGAAAACAGTTAAACAATGTATCACTACCTGGGAATGTCACAATGTTGTGGCTGCCACCTCCATTTCATATAATCCTTGTCCAATCTCCCATTAGATTGACAACTAAAACCTTCATCTATAAATGGACATGTAACATTTGTATACAAAGGATAACTATCATCAAAAACCCACTTCCCTTTAGTAACATCACATAACTTTTTACTACTTTCTTGGATTTCACTATTTTTAGAAACCTCCACTTTCCCTGATAAAGACTCAGATCCATTCTCATGGGCATTTAATGCATTTCCACTTATAACCACCCCATCAAAATCCAAATTACTCTGCTTCGGAGCAATCAAAACTGAACTAATCAACTCACTCACTGAACCATTCAGATGACTTAAAGAATCTTGAGTGTCATTCAAATCACTACCAGTTCTTGAAAAATTTGAAAACCCAGATGTATTAACAGAACCTATCAACTGGGTACCAATGAAAATTGCATTTTTCACTTCATGTGATGAATTAGAACTAAAATCACCAACCGGGTCATGACCCGACCCGAGGTCAAAGTGAGGTTCTTGATGAAGAATGGGAGTAGAATGAATGACCCAGATGGAGAAAAAGGCTAAAAGAGTCAAAGAAAATGAGACGGTGAAAGAAAACACCATAAATCTTGTGGGCTTTATAGAGAAACTTCTTTGCTTCTCCATGATACATGTACAGTATAATCTGTGTAGCAAAGAAGTAGCAGTGTTTTATGGGCTAGTTCTAACTTCAAGGCAGTTGAGATGAGGAAATACAATAGTAGAAAAACAGGGAGCAGGTTTGTCATAATCTTGCATCCTTGACCTCAAATTGTGTGGCCTTGTTGGAGTATAACTTACAAATAGATACAGTGCATCCCTCCATAAAATAGTACTTTCTCCCGCATTGTTTGAACCATTTTGAGATTCGTATAAAATATGTTTCgtaacttttaaatttttttttaataaaaatttaaacatcaaaattttattcagagattttttttttaaaatatatgacggaactatactttaaatgagcgtgaaaaaacgtgccaaaaagtaaggTAAAAAAAATGAGGGAGATAGAGAGATTAAAGATTCAGAATAAATGatttttctgtaaaaaaaataaaatgataacatGTATTTTCATGCCAGTGttatttaataaagaaaatcataaataatatattgtatcaTAGATATCTCAGGGACTGCCAGATTATGCAGGTATACACTGGAATATTTACTTTTAGAGAAAAAGGGTGCGGTGATTGTTATGTAAAGGTTGGCATCACATTATTCTTGACTTTGGCTTAATCGGACAGATCATGCACATCGTCTCTCCGCTCTGTAACTGGTGTATATTATTGTTACtccataaaatatataaaacataaatttCAGACAAtgagattttataaaattcaaggAAGTATCAGATATGGGTAAACAATTTTAGACACTCACTTCTTTACTATTTATaactatttcatttttttttgctgATTCCAGATTTTTAAATGCTAGCATGTCAAATTCCACAAATTTTGTCGCTACTTTGACaccttaaaatataatattgaatGTGTCATTGGCCTAAAGTTATTAATTTACTACAAACTTAGTTTCATAAGTCTAAAATCTATTATTTTCTAACAGAAAGGAAGTagttatttttggaattttatttgttaaatttttcttCCTCAACAATAATCAGAGGTTTAGAGTATCTCCAACTCCTTTCGTTAGTGCATGTGACAGATTAAAGATAAAATTAATAGATAAGCCACTTCAGTGATACAAAGAGAAATGCTTAGGGCATCTCTAACCGTgatctaaaaatttaaatttggggCAGTTTTGGCTCAGACCACTCCAATTGTGGACTAAAAAGTGTGGactaaaaagtgatccaaatttgaatcaGTGAATAGCAGTGATCCAAAACTATTCTGatccaaatctttttaacattaaaatattatactttttattatttgatgattttgttaatgttattaaagactgattaatgaagattagaatataaataaaacaacgattaattataaattaaaatttcaaaataaataaaatttcaacaatttatcaatcgatacagaaaaatcaaagataaatattgTCCATCTTCAACTTCGAAATGCACTAATTGAGCATTTGTGGGAGAAATATACTAA of Daucus carota subsp. sativus chromosome 3, DH1 v3.0, whole genome shotgun sequence contains these proteins:
- the LOC108212860 gene encoding DELLA protein RGL1, which produces MSDDFGLSSPNLIQTEYRPLEVLEKEIYTQAEQASISKINVPEERNLVSIDLGHDINKGKEADMGFGGAHHELPCSLSPEIDFPLKNKPDSNSASLFELLGRYEKRGKNLADEHCNPSSEITTSSRKLSTEEIIRVAAERYIEFPGKDLDCVTTFIHPYGSALSSLSLEETRGADLAHLLLAAADKIWDGKIDSARRLLMRCECKASKSGNPVERLASYFSEALQERIFRETGSRRIKMVSYEARTPNNGLSTGVDKTVLATHDDIPFSKVMQFATTQTILDHVAMETNIHIIDLHIRSGIHWPPMIQALSERKAHPIQHLKITALDTEDKQKVEDICKRLESFANPLNIAFSFNVVTVDDIRDLKKELFGIQAGEAVVIYAPTILRTMIPWPDKLETLMRVIGDIRPLLMIVQEVDANDNSPSFINRFVEALFFYSTWFDCLEDCLDRSNQYRMTLENNYFGRGIINCISTEGEERITRSVKIDVWRSYFARFQMVEVEVPKSSLRQAEMVLKKEFPCARFCTLNNDGKCLIIRWKGTPMFSLSTWKFQEAPLYVELFD
- the LOC108211307 gene encoding protein trichome birefringence-like 6, with translation MEKQRSFSIKPTRFMVFSFTVSFSLTLLAFFSIWVIHSTPILHQEPHFDLGSGHDPVGDFSSNSSHEVKNAIFIGTQLIGSVNTSGFSNFSRTGSDLNDTQDSLSHLNGSVSELISSVLIAPKQSNLDFDGVVISGNALNAHENGSESLSGKVEVSKNSEIQESSKKLCDVTKGKWVFDDSYPLYTNVTCPFIDEGFSCQSNGRLDKDYMKWRWQPQHCDIPRFNATAMLNLIRGKRLVFVGDSINRNQWESMLCLLVGAIKDPKRVYEAHGRRITKEKGNYCFKFLDYKCTVEFYVSHYLVHEGKARVGKKRLQTLRIDTMDRGASRWKGADIIVFNTAHWWSHYKTKSGVNYYQEGQQVYPRLDVSTAFQKALMTWGSWLDKYINPQKTQVFFRNSAPSHFRGGQWNAGGHCREASQPVNETSRTTYYEKNIILEEVLKQMKIPVTILNITGLSDYRVDGHPSVYGRRPGKSSSGGQDCSHWCLPGVPDTWNELLYFYLQSNTRHT